The following coding sequences are from one Paracoccus alcaliphilus window:
- a CDS encoding outer membrane protein assembly factor BamD: protein MLAGCGDRNTLSSAEKRNLDRFTAEEIYKRGEFELENSRRPGEAVFYFAEVERLYPYSEWAKRALIMQAYGHHRAKEYEEARGAAQRFLDTYPGDADAAYAQYLLALSYYDQIDDVGRDQGLTFQALQALRRVIEEYPDSEYARSAILKFDLAFDHLAAKEMEIGRYYLKRGHYASSINRFRVVVEEFQTTTQTPEALLRLVEAYLALGLTDEAQTAGAILGHNFQSSPFYQDAFAQLRGRGLSATVQGDSWLTSVYRQMVQGRWL, encoded by the coding sequence ATGCTTGCAGGATGCGGGGATCGGAATACGCTCTCGTCAGCCGAAAAGCGCAACCTCGACCGGTTCACCGCCGAGGAGATCTATAAACGCGGCGAGTTCGAGCTGGAAAACAGCCGCCGCCCCGGCGAGGCGGTGTTCTATTTCGCCGAGGTCGAGCGGCTTTACCCCTATTCCGAATGGGCCAAGCGGGCGCTGATCATGCAGGCCTATGGCCATCACCGCGCCAAGGAATACGAAGAGGCGCGCGGTGCCGCACAGCGATTCCTTGACACCTATCCGGGCGATGCGGATGCGGCCTATGCGCAATATCTGCTGGCGCTGTCCTATTATGACCAGATCGACGACGTGGGCCGCGATCAGGGCCTGACCTTTCAGGCGCTGCAAGCCCTGCGCCGCGTGATCGAGGAATATCCCGACAGCGAATATGCCCGCAGCGCGATTCTCAAATTCGATCTGGCCTTCGACCATCTGGCCGCGAAAGAGATGGAGATCGGGCGTTACTATCTGAAACGCGGGCATTACGCCTCGTCCATCAACCGTTTCCGCGTCGTGGTCGAGGAGTTCCAGACCACCACCCAGACGCCCGAGGCGCTGCTGCGTCTGGTCGAGGCCTATCTGGCGCTTGGCCTGACCGACGAGGCGCAGACGGCGGGGGCGATTCTGGGGCACAACTTCCAGTCCTCGCCCTTCTATCAGGACGCTTTTGCCCAGCTTCGCGGTCGCGGCCTGTCCGCCACGGTGCAGGGCGACAGCTGGCTGACCTCGGTCTATCGCCAGATGGTGCAGGGTCGGTGGCTGTAA
- a CDS encoding cell division protein FtsQ/DivIB, which yields MSQVIDHRPGRQQAAAPQPAPQQVNRVRRDPAPSRLKYRLERMWLRPIWRRLVRLGLPVFLVAMTAGIWLSDEDRRATLTDGIDGMVRKVQSREEFMVKTMTIEGATPVVENALRAMLPVDLPASSFDLDLTALRLQVMRLDAVESIDLRVRPGGVLAASVKERVPALLWRHGRGIEILDAGGHRVASVTSREVRADLPLIAGEGADLAAAEALALIDAAGPILPRVRGLVRRGERRWDVVLDHGQRIMLPADGAVIALEVAVTLHGKEDLLGRDIDVVDLRDPTRPVMRLGINARNTIRSARGIPLLGPDGRVVDDKQGG from the coding sequence GTGTCCCAGGTGATCGACCATCGTCCGGGCCGCCAGCAGGCCGCCGCCCCTCAACCCGCGCCGCAGCAGGTGAACCGGGTCCGTCGCGATCCGGCGCCGTCGCGGCTGAAATACCGGTTGGAGCGGATGTGGCTGCGCCCGATCTGGCGGCGCCTTGTGCGCCTTGGGCTGCCCGTCTTTCTGGTCGCCATGACCGCTGGCATCTGGCTGTCGGACGAGGATCGCCGCGCGACGCTGACCGATGGCATCGACGGCATGGTCCGCAAGGTCCAGAGCCGAGAGGAATTCATGGTCAAGACGATGACCATCGAGGGCGCGACGCCGGTTGTCGAAAACGCCCTGCGCGCCATGCTGCCGGTCGATCTGCCCGCCTCCAGTTTCGATCTGGACCTGACGGCGCTGCGGTTGCAGGTGATGCGGCTGGATGCGGTCGAAAGCATCGATCTGCGGGTCAGGCCGGGCGGGGTGCTGGCGGCTTCGGTCAAGGAGAGGGTGCCGGCGCTGCTGTGGCGCCACGGTCGCGGGATCGAGATCCTTGATGCGGGCGGCCACCGGGTGGCCAGCGTGACATCGCGCGAGGTGCGGGCCGATTTGCCGCTGATCGCCGGAGAGGGAGCCGACCTTGCCGCGGCCGAGGCGCTGGCGCTGATCGACGCCGCCGGGCCGATCCTGCCGCGTGTGCGCGGGCTGGTGCGGCGCGGAGAGAGGCGCTGGGATGTGGTGCTGGATCACGGCCAGCGGATCATGCTGCCCGCCGACGGCGCGGTGATCGCGCTGGAGGTGGCGGTGACGCTGCACGGCAAGGAAGACCTTCTGGGGCGCGATATCGACGTGGTCGATCTGCGCGATCCCACCCGCCCGGTCATGCGGCTGGGCATCAATGCCAGAAACACGATTCGTTCCGCACGCGGGATCCCTCTGCTGGGGCCCGACGGACGGGTTGTTGACGACAAGCAGGGGGGCTGA
- the murC gene encoding UDP-N-acetylmuramate--L-alanine ligase produces the protein MNAATKLPGELGPIHFVGIGGIGMSGIAEVLLTLGYQVQGSDLKRSKITDRLEGLGAQIFEGQRAENIGDAGVVVISTAIRKGNPELEEARRRGMPVVRRAEMLAELMRMKSNIAIAGTHGKTTTTTMVATLLDAGGLDPTVINGGVIHAYGSNARAGEGEWMVVEADESDGSFNRLPADIAIITNIDPEHMEHWGSFDALRQGFYDFASGIPFYGLAVCCTDHPEVQALVGKLTDRRVVTFGFNAQADVRAMNLHYENGIAHFDIALQNEGPSETGDIEMIEGCTLPMPGDHNVSNALSAVAVARHLGMKKAEIREALAKFGGVGRRFTRVGEVGGVTIIDDYGHHPVEIAAVLKAARQATNGRVIAVHQPHRYSRLSNLFDDFCTCFNEADVVAIAEVYAAGEDPIPGANRDDLVAGLIAHGHRHARAILSEDDLERLVREQARPGDMVVCLGAGTISAWANGLPARLQGQAA, from the coding sequence ATGAACGCCGCCACCAAGCTGCCCGGAGAACTGGGCCCGATCCACTTTGTCGGGATCGGCGGGATCGGCATGTCCGGCATTGCCGAGGTGCTGCTGACCCTTGGCTATCAGGTGCAGGGCAGCGATCTGAAACGCTCGAAGATCACCGACCGGCTGGAAGGGCTGGGCGCGCAGATCTTCGAGGGCCAGAGGGCCGAAAATATCGGCGATGCCGGGGTGGTGGTGATCTCGACCGCGATCCGCAAGGGCAATCCCGAACTGGAAGAGGCCCGCCGCCGTGGCATGCCCGTTGTGCGCCGCGCCGAGATGCTGGCCGAACTGATGCGGATGAAATCGAACATCGCCATCGCCGGAACGCATGGCAAGACCACCACCACAACGATGGTGGCGACGCTGCTGGATGCCGGCGGGCTGGACCCGACGGTCATCAATGGCGGCGTGATCCACGCTTACGGCTCGAACGCGCGGGCGGGCGAGGGCGAATGGATGGTGGTCGAGGCCGATGAGAGCGATGGCAGCTTCAACCGCTTGCCCGCCGATATCGCCATCATCACCAATATCGACCCCGAACATATGGAGCATTGGGGCAGTTTCGATGCGCTGCGTCAGGGGTTCTATGATTTCGCCTCGGGCATTCCCTTCTATGGGCTGGCCGTCTGCTGCACCGATCACCCCGAGGTTCAGGCGCTGGTGGGCAAGCTGACCGACCGCCGCGTCGTCACCTTCGGCTTCAACGCGCAGGCGGATGTGCGGGCGATGAACCTGCATTATGAAAACGGCATCGCCCATTTCGACATCGCCTTGCAGAACGAAGGTCCCTCTGAGACCGGCGATATCGAGATGATCGAGGGCTGCACCCTGCCGATGCCGGGCGATCACAACGTCTCGAACGCGCTGTCGGCGGTGGCCGTGGCCCGCCATCTGGGCATGAAAAAGGCCGAGATCCGCGAGGCGCTGGCAAAATTCGGCGGCGTCGGCCGGCGCTTTACCCGCGTCGGAGAGGTGGGGGGCGTCACCATCATCGACGATTACGGCCATCACCCGGTCGAGATCGCGGCGGTGCTGAAGGCTGCCCGTCAGGCGACCAATGGCCGGGTGATCGCGGTGCACCAGCCGCATCGCTATTCCCGCCTGTCGAACCTGTTCGACGATTTCTGCACCTGCTTCAACGAGGCCGATGTCGTCGCCATCGCCGAGGTCTATGCCGCAGGCGAGGATCCGATTCCCGGCGCCAACCGTGACGATCTGGTCGCCGGGCTGATCGCCCACGGCCACCGCCACGCCCGCGCCATCCTGTCCGAAGACGATCTGGAACGGCTGGTCCGCGAACAGGCCCGCCCCGGTGACATGGTGGTCTGCCTTGGTGCGGGCACCATCTCGGCCTGGGCCAACGGATTGCCGGCGCGTCTGCAAGGGCAGGCGGCGTGA
- a CDS encoding DUF2484 family protein, which produces MTQPHYISLLFVAIWLVMACLIPFLRAQHRPAAFWAMVLVGVPVLGWLTLHWGPGIGFGTLVLALWVLLRSPLDPSRRRRGNIHSGLH; this is translated from the coding sequence GTGACCCAGCCGCATTATATCTCGTTGCTGTTCGTCGCGATCTGGCTGGTGATGGCCTGCCTGATCCCGTTTCTGCGCGCGCAGCACCGGCCCGCGGCCTTCTGGGCGATGGTTCTGGTGGGCGTGCCGGTGCTGGGCTGGCTGACGCTGCATTGGGGGCCGGGCATCGGTTTCGGCACGCTGGTTCTGGCGCTTTGGGTGCTGCTGCGTTCGCCCCTTGACCCGTCGCGCCGCCGTCGCGGAAATATTCACAGCGGGCTGCATTAG
- the murB gene encoding UDP-N-acetylmuramate dehydrogenase, which translates to MTSELPQTRGNLIPNRALDGLTWLRVGGPADWLFQPADAGDLADFLRDLDPAIPVFPMGVGSNLIVRDGGIRGVVIRLGRGFNTVTVEGDLVTAGAAALDAQVAKRAADAGRDLTFLRTIPGSIGGAVRMNAGCYGCYVADHLVQARAVTRDGREAMLTPSDLNFAYRHSDLPEGWVLTEATFRAAPGDPDALHDRMAAQLAKRDETQPTRERSAGSTFRNPAGFSSTGREDDTHDLKAWSLIDRAGLRGHSWGGAQMSEKHPNFLLNTGGATAAELEALGELVRRRVLEDSGHELQWEVIRIGDPLPEAGDAP; encoded by the coding sequence ATGACCAGCGAACTTCCCCAGACCCGAGGCAACCTGATCCCGAACCGCGCCCTTGACGGGCTGACATGGCTGCGGGTGGGCGGGCCTGCCGACTGGCTGTTCCAGCCCGCCGATGCCGGTGATCTGGCGGATTTTCTGCGCGATCTGGACCCGGCCATTCCGGTCTTTCCCATGGGCGTGGGCAGCAATCTGATCGTGCGCGACGGCGGTATTCGCGGCGTGGTGATCCGGCTGGGGCGCGGCTTCAATACGGTGACGGTCGAGGGCGATCTGGTCACGGCAGGGGCCGCCGCGCTGGATGCACAGGTGGCCAAACGCGCCGCCGATGCCGGGCGCGACCTGACCTTCTTGCGCACCATCCCCGGCAGTATCGGCGGGGCGGTGCGGATGAATGCGGGCTGTTACGGCTGTTACGTCGCGGATCATCTGGTTCAGGCCCGCGCCGTCACCCGCGACGGGCGCGAGGCGATGCTGACGCCGTCCGACCTGAATTTCGCCTATCGCCATTCGGATCTGCCCGAGGGCTGGGTGCTGACCGAGGCCACATTCCGCGCCGCCCCCGGCGATCCCGACGCGCTGCATGACAGGATGGCCGCGCAACTGGCCAAACGCGACGAGACCCAGCCGACCCGCGAACGCAGCGCCGGTTCGACCTTCCGCAACCCGGCGGGCTTCAGCTCGACCGGGCGCGAGGACGACACCCATGACCTCAAGGCGTGGTCGCTGATCGACCGGGCGGGCCTGCGCGGGCACAGCTGGGGTGGGGCGCAGATGTCGGAAAAGCACCCGAATTTCCTGTTGAATACCGGCGGCGCCACGGCGGCCGAACTGGAGGCGCTGGGGGAACTGGTGCGCCGCCGCGTGCTGGAGGACAGCGGCCATGAGCTGCAATGGGAGGTGATCCGCATCGGCGATCCGCTTCCCGAGGCCGGGGACGCCCCCTGA
- the ftsA gene encoding cell division protein FtsA, translating into MAALYQTQRAMRNMRRAALQRGVIGILDVGTSKISCLVLNFDGTGTFRETDGVGPMAGQVNFRVIGAASTRSRGMRHGEIETMGETEKAIRTVVQQAQKIAGVRVDHVIACLSGGRPASYGLAGEIALPSGKVTEQDIAAVLAACDAPDFGRGREVLHAQPVNFAVDNRSNLADPRDHSGNKLACDMHVLTVDGDAVGNLVQCIRRCDLELAGIASASYAAGRAALVEDEQELGAACIDFGGGGTGVSIFIKKHMIFSDVVRIGGNLVTQDIAQGLRVSLPVAERLKTLNGGIEATGRDDRDMIEVGGDTGDWESDRRTVSRADVIGVMRPRVEEILENVREVLDAAGFDYLPSQQIVLTGGGSQIPGLDGLAARILGPTIRCGRPLRIDGLAHQFTDPSFSSAVGLALFAAHPQDEWWDFEIPADSYSARSLRRAYRWFRNNW; encoded by the coding sequence ATGGCGGCACTGTATCAAACGCAACGGGCAATGCGGAACATGCGGCGCGCGGCTTTGCAACGCGGCGTGATCGGGATTCTGGATGTCGGAACCTCGAAGATTTCCTGCCTCGTGCTGAACTTCGACGGCACCGGCACCTTCCGCGAAACCGATGGCGTCGGGCCGATGGCGGGACAGGTGAATTTCCGCGTGATCGGTGCCGCCTCGACCCGTTCGCGCGGGATGCGTCACGGCGAGATCGAGACGATGGGCGAAACCGAAAAGGCGATTCGCACCGTGGTCCAGCAGGCGCAGAAGATCGCCGGTGTCCGCGTCGATCACGTCATCGCCTGCCTGTCGGGCGGGCGTCCGGCGTCATATGGGCTGGCGGGGGAAATCGCGCTGCCCTCGGGCAAGGTGACGGAACAGGATATCGCCGCGGTTCTGGCCGCATGCGATGCGCCGGATTTCGGCCGGGGACGAGAGGTCCTGCACGCGCAGCCGGTGAATTTTGCGGTCGATAACCGCTCGAATCTGGCCGATCCGCGCGACCATTCCGGCAACAAGCTGGCCTGCGACATGCATGTGCTGACGGTCGATGGCGATGCGGTCGGCAATCTGGTGCAATGTATCCGGCGCTGCGATCTGGAACTGGCGGGCATCGCCTCGGCCTCTTATGCGGCGGGTCGGGCGGCGCTGGTCGAGGATGAACAGGAACTGGGTGCGGCCTGTATCGACTTTGGTGGCGGCGGCACCGGCGTTTCGATTTTCATCAAGAAACACATGATCTTCTCGGATGTTGTTCGAATTGGCGGCAATCTGGTGACGCAGGATATCGCGCAGGGACTGCGGGTCTCGTTGCCCGTGGCCGAGCGGCTGAAGACCCTGAATGGCGGGATCGAGGCCACCGGCCGCGACGATCGGGACATGATCGAGGTTGGCGGCGATACCGGCGACTGGGAATCGGATCGCCGCACCGTCAGCCGAGCCGATGTCATCGGGGTGATGCGGCCAAGGGTCGAGGAAATTCTGGAGAACGTGCGCGAAGTCCTTGATGCGGCTGGATTTGATTACCTGCCCAGCCAGCAGATCGTGCTGACTGGCGGCGGCAGCCAGATCCCCGGTCTGGACGGGCTGGCGGCGCGGATTCTGGGGCCGACCATCCGCTGCGGGCGTCCGTTGCGCATCGACGGGCTGGCGCATCAGTTCACCGATCCCAGCTTTTCCAGCGCGGTGGGGCTGGCGCTGTTCGCCGCCCATCCGCAGGACGAATGGTGGGATTTCGAGATCCCGGCGGACAGTTATTCCGCGCGCAGCCTGCGCCGGGCCTATCGCTGGTTCCGCAACAACTGGTGA
- the ftsZ gene encoding cell division protein FtsZ, translating into MNLNLMMNDEEELKPRITVFGVGGAGGNAVNNMIEKQLGGVEFVVANTDAQALSSSRANNRVQMGPKVTEGLGAGAKPSIGAKAAEETIEDIVDHLMGAHMCFITAGMGGGTGTGAAPIIAQAAREMGILTVGVVTKPFQFEGSKRMRQAEEGVEALQKVVDTLIIIPNQNLFRIANEKTTFTEAFAMADDVLYQGVKGVTDLMVRPGLINLDFADVRAVMDEMGKAMMGAGEASGDNRAQEAAERAIANPLLDEISLTGAKGVLINITGGYDMTLFELDEAANVIRDKVDSDANIIVGSTLDPDMEGTIRVSVVATGIDAAAAAAGGEIPAARRSMAEPLTQNPAVAQKEAPARVDSARVDDVDQVPPRRMPAPRAEARPAEPVAHDDDMPAPAYNARPARPAAPAPAPSLDQGTDTFVAPTRGTAAAPSAAQVQERLRRAVENQPARAAQNAAPAPQNEHDRHQGRMAGLGRMLERIAGHSGDQPAGKPAAASIAERVNDRMAVRSRQQQPEFDDLANPDSAQDNVEIPAFLRRQAN; encoded by the coding sequence ATGAACCTCAATCTGATGATGAACGACGAAGAAGAGCTGAAGCCGCGGATCACCGTCTTCGGTGTTGGCGGGGCAGGCGGCAACGCGGTCAACAACATGATCGAAAAACAGCTCGGCGGGGTCGAGTTCGTGGTTGCCAATACCGATGCGCAGGCGCTGTCCAGCTCTCGCGCGAACAACCGCGTCCAGATGGGTCCGAAAGTGACTGAAGGTCTGGGCGCGGGGGCGAAGCCCTCGATCGGCGCCAAGGCGGCCGAGGAAACCATCGAGGATATCGTCGATCACCTGATGGGCGCGCATATGTGCTTCATCACGGCAGGCATGGGCGGCGGCACCGGCACCGGCGCGGCCCCGATCATCGCGCAGGCCGCGCGCGAGATGGGCATTCTGACCGTCGGCGTGGTGACCAAGCCCTTCCAGTTCGAGGGCAGCAAGCGGATGCGTCAGGCCGAAGAGGGCGTCGAAGCCCTGCAAAAGGTCGTCGATACGCTGATCATCATCCCGAACCAGAACCTGTTCCGGATCGCGAACGAAAAGACCACCTTCACCGAAGCCTTCGCCATGGCCGACGACGTGCTGTATCAGGGCGTCAAGGGCGTGACCGACCTGATGGTGCGTCCGGGCCTGATCAACCTCGACTTCGCCGACGTGCGCGCGGTGATGGACGAGATGGGCAAGGCGATGATGGGTGCGGGCGAAGCCTCGGGCGACAACCGCGCGCAAGAGGCCGCCGAGCGCGCCATCGCCAACCCGCTGCTGGACGAGATCAGCCTGACCGGCGCCAAGGGCGTGCTGATCAACATCACCGGCGGCTATGACATGACCCTGTTCGAACTGGACGAGGCCGCCAATGTCATCCGCGACAAGGTCGATTCGGATGCGAACATCATCGTCGGCTCGACGCTGGACCCGGACATGGAAGGCACCATCCGCGTGTCGGTCGTGGCCACCGGCATCGACGCTGCCGCCGCCGCCGCTGGGGGCGAGATCCCGGCGGCGCGTCGCAGCATGGCCGAGCCGCTGACCCAGAACCCGGCCGTCGCGCAGAAAGAGGCACCCGCCCGTGTGGACAGCGCCCGCGTGGACGATGTCGATCAGGTGCCGCCGCGCCGCATGCCCGCGCCTCGCGCCGAGGCCCGCCCGGCTGAACCGGTCGCGCATGACGACGATATGCCCGCCCCGGCCTACAACGCCCGCCCGGCGCGTCCGGCCGCTCCGGCTCCGGCGCCCTCGCTGGATCAGGGCACGGATACCTTCGTCGCCCCGACCCGCGGCACGGCTGCGGCCCCCTCGGCGGCTCAGGTGCAGGAACGTCTGCGCCGTGCGGTCGAAAATCAGCCAGCCCGCGCCGCCCAGAACGCAGCGCCCGCGCCGCAGAACGAGCATGATCGCCATCAGGGCCGCATGGCCGGTCTGGGCCGTATGCTGGAGCGGATCGCGGGTCATTCGGGCGATCAGCCGGCGGGCAAACCCGCCGCCGCCTCGATCGCGGAACGTGTCAACGACCGGATGGCCGTGCGTTCGCGCCAGCAGCAGCCCGAATTTGACGATCTGGCCAACCCGGACAGCGCGCAGGACAATGTCGAAATCCCGGCTTTCCTGCGTCGTCAGGCAAACTGA
- a CDS encoding D-alanine--D-alanine ligase — protein sequence MGGPSAEREVSLSSGRECAAALRVAGFEVIEIDPGATPGTGFVSELDRARPDVVFNALHGRWGEDGCVQGILEWLRLPYTHSGVLASALAMDKSRAKDAFRTAGLPIVESVIADADEVRRRHVIAPPYVVKPNDEGSSVGVYIVHDGANQPPQLADTMPARVMVETYAPGRELTTTVMGDRALGVTEIITEGWYDYDAKYSVGGSRHVIPAEIPADIQAACLDYALRAHVALGCRGLSRTDFRWDEARGLDGLILLEVNTQPGMTPTSLAPEQAAHAGIDFPTLMRWMVEDALCPR from the coding sequence ATGGGCGGACCCTCGGCTGAACGCGAGGTGTCCCTGTCCTCGGGTCGCGAATGCGCGGCGGCATTGCGGGTGGCGGGCTTTGAAGTGATCGAGATCGATCCGGGTGCGACACCCGGTACCGGCTTTGTGTCCGAACTGGACCGGGCGCGGCCCGATGTCGTGTTCAACGCGCTGCATGGCCGCTGGGGCGAGGATGGCTGCGTGCAGGGCATCCTTGAATGGCTGCGGCTGCCCTATACCCATTCGGGGGTTCTGGCCTCGGCCCTTGCGATGGACAAAAGCCGGGCCAAGGATGCGTTTCGCACCGCCGGTCTGCCCATCGTCGAAAGCGTGATCGCGGATGCCGATGAGGTCCGCCGCCGCCATGTCATCGCGCCGCCCTATGTGGTCAAGCCGAATGACGAGGGGTCTTCGGTCGGGGTCTATATCGTCCATGACGGCGCCAACCAGCCGCCGCAACTGGCTGATACCATGCCCGCGCGGGTGATGGTCGAAACCTATGCCCCGGGCCGAGAGCTGACCACCACGGTCATGGGCGACCGCGCGCTGGGGGTGACCGAGATCATCACCGAGGGCTGGTATGACTATGACGCCAAATATTCCGTCGGTGGGTCGCGTCATGTGATCCCGGCCGAAATTCCCGCCGACATTCAGGCCGCTTGCCTCGATTACGCGCTGCGCGCCCATGTCGCGCTGGGATGCCGGGGTCTGTCGCGCACCGATTTCCGCTGGGACGAGGCGCGCGGTCTGGACGGTCTGATCCTGCTGGAGGTGAACACCCAGCCGGGCATGACGCCCACCTCTCTGGCCCCCGAACAGGCCGCCCATGCCGGGATCGACTTTCCCACGCTGATGCGCTGGATGGTGGAGGACGCGCTGTGTCCCAGGTGA
- the lpxC gene encoding UDP-3-O-acyl-N-acetylglucosamine deacetylase produces MQATLKSRCVFTGVGLHSGAPARLEIHPAPAGFGIMFRRTDLNPSVDIPARWDRVTPSKLCTLMDNGQGVTLSTVEHIMAALAGTGIHNALVSVDGPEVPILDGSAAPFVRGILRAGIQIQAQPLRAIRVLRPVEVREGEAFARLTPADHLEIDFEIDFTDAAIGHQEKVLDMANGAFLRELADSRTFCRQADVDAMRKNGLALGGTYMNAVVVDGARVLTPGGLRHADEAVRHKMLDAMGDLALAGAPLLARYTGHRAGHAMTNRLLRALFADPTAWEWVTCSDEMESRLPGAGVAAYGADAGIAAVAV; encoded by the coding sequence ATGCAGGCGACGCTGAAATCCAGATGTGTGTTCACCGGGGTCGGGCTTCATTCCGGCGCCCCGGCGCGGCTGGAGATTCATCCGGCCCCCGCCGGGTTCGGCATCATGTTCCGTCGCACCGACCTGAACCCTTCGGTCGATATCCCGGCCCGCTGGGACCGCGTCACGCCCTCGAAGCTGTGCACGCTGATGGATAACGGGCAGGGCGTGACCCTGTCCACGGTCGAACATATCATGGCCGCGCTGGCCGGGACCGGCATCCATAACGCGCTGGTCAGCGTCGATGGCCCCGAGGTTCCGATTCTCGACGGCTCGGCGGCGCCTTTCGTGCGGGGTATCCTGCGCGCGGGGATCCAGATACAGGCCCAGCCGCTGCGCGCCATCCGCGTGCTGCGCCCGGTCGAGGTGCGCGAGGGCGAGGCCTTCGCCCGCCTGACCCCGGCCGATCATCTTGAGATCGATTTCGAGATCGACTTTACCGATGCCGCCATCGGCCATCAGGAGAAGGTGCTGGACATGGCCAATGGCGCGTTCCTGCGCGAACTGGCCGACAGCCGCACCTTCTGCCGTCAGGCCGATGTCGATGCGATGCGCAAGAACGGCCTGGCCCTTGGCGGCACATATATGAACGCGGTCGTGGTCGATGGCGCGCGGGTGCTGACGCCGGGCGGTCTGCGCCACGCCGATGAGGCTGTGCGCCACAAGATGTTGGACGCGATGGGCGATCTGGCACTGGCCGGTGCGCCGCTTCTGGCGCGCTATACCGGGCATCGCGCCGGTCACGCCATGACCAACCGGCTGCTGCGGGCGCTGTTCGCGGACCCGACGGCATGGGAATGGGTGACCTGCTCGGACGAGATGGAGAGCCGTCTTCCGGGTGCCGGAGTCGCCGCCTATGGCGCGGATGCGGGAATCGCTGCGGTGGCCGTCTGA